A window of Streptomyces broussonetiae genomic DNA:
GCTTCGACATCCACGTGGCCCTGCGCGAAGTCCTCGCCTCGGCCGGCCTGCGCCCCGCCGACAGCGGCGGGAAGATCACCTTCATCGGCAGCGACCCGATCGTCCCGAGCATCATGCGCCTGGGCGCCGTCCCCGCCCTGGGGATGACCGCCAAGTCCGTTGCCCTGGCCGCACTCTGGCGGCACCGCGGCGGCGAGGGCCAGGACATCACCATGGATCTGCGCAAGGCCCCGCACCGGCTGTGCCCCTTCTACGACAAGAAGTGGGAACTGCTGGGCGGCTATCCAGGCGGCACGCCCTCGGACCCGGCCAACCCCCTCGGCTTCGACTTCTACCAGGCGCGCGACGACCGCTGGGTCATGCCGCTCAACCCCTACCCGAAGATCAAGAGCAACGTCTACAGGCTGCTGCGCACCTGGCCCGAGAGGGAGGCCGTCGCGGACGCCATCGCCAAATGGAACGCGGCCGATCTGGAACAGGCAGGCGAAGAGGTCGGTGTGGTCATGCCGATGCTGCGCACCACCGAGGAGTTCCTGCGGGAACCGGCGTACGAGTACATCGCCCAGGAACCGCTCATCAAGATCGAGAAGATCGGCGACAGCGCACCCGAACCCCTGTCCAGCGCCGTCGACCAGCCGCTCTCGGGTGTACGCGCGCTGGGCATGGGCCACATCATCGCGGGCGCGGGCATCGGCCGGGACCTGGCCCAGCACGGCGCCGACGTGCTGAACATCTGGCGCCCCAACGAGCTGGAGCACGACTCCACGTACAACACCGCCAACGTCGGTGTCCGCTCCACCACCATCGACCCCTACGGCCCCGAAGGCCGGGCGAAGATCCGCGCGCTGCTGCGCGACGCCGACATCTTCTACGCCAACCGCCGCCCCGGATACCTGGAGAAGATCGGGCTGAGCGCAGAGGAGGCCGCGGCCATCCGCCCCGGCATCATCCACGTCAGCGTCACACTCGCCGGCGAGAGCGGCCCGTGGGCCCACCGCGTCGGCTTCGACCAGACCGCCGGCGCGCTCAGCGGCATCATGCTGATGGAGGGCGCGGACGGTATCGCCGCCCGGCCGACCAGCACACCGGCTCTGCCGTACATCAGCGTCGTCAACGACTACGTCCTGTCCTGGCTGGCCACCACCGGCACCCTCGCCGCACTGATGCGGCGGGCCACCGACGGCGGCAGCTATCGCGTCACCCTCAACCTCAGCCGCATCGCCACCTGGATCCTCAGCCTCGGCGTCTTCGACCGCGACTACGCCCACGAGGTCGCCCTGAACCCCGACCCCGACTCCCCGCACGCCTACCTCGACCCGGACACCTTCACGGCCGAGACCCCCCTGGGCCACTACCAGGGCGTCACCGACCAGGTGATCATGTCCAGGACCCCGGGCCGCTTCCGCTACATCCTCCTCCCGCGCGGCAGCAGCGCCCCGGTCTGGCTGCCCCGCTACAGCTGACCGTCGCAACAAGGGGGATGCAGGTCCTGATGATCAGGCCGTGGCATCGACACACAGCCCGGTCAGGCAACGCGTGCCCACACGTGGCCGTGCGGCTGCGATCACGCAGGAGTTCGCGGGCGGCGCGGGCGCCGGACTCCACGCACTGCCACGAGTGGTCGACGACCTGGGCTGTGGGCTATTCGCGGGGGCCGATCTCCTTTCCGTCCGTGTCCCGGACGGTGATCGCCAGCATCGGGCAGATGTCGGCGGCCTCCAGGGCGCGGTCGTCGTTCTCCGCGATGTGCTCGTTCACGGGCCGCGCGTGGGCGACGTCGAGTGCGAACAGGTCGGGTGCGGCGCCTGCGCACATCCCGGAGCCGATGCAGCGGTCGGAGTCGATGTGCAACTGCCAGCTCATGGCCGCCTCACCAGCCCACCGGCATGACGCGGGGGCCGCGTACCAGCATCTCGGTCTTCCATGTGATGTCGGCGGCGACATGCAGCCCGGGGAACCGGGACACCAGCGCGCCGATGGCCTCCTGGAGTTCGAGGCGGGCCAGGGGAGCGCCGAGGCAGTGGTGGACACCGTGGCCGAAGCCCAGATGGGCGTTGCCGCTGCGGGAGACGTCGAGGGTGCCGGCGGCGGTGAAGCGCAGCGCGTCGCGGTTGGCCGCGCCGACGGCGACCAGTACCGGTTCTCCGGCCCGCACCAGGGTGCCGCCGACCTCGATGTCCTCCTTGGCGTAGCGAGGCTGTCCCGCGCCGCTGCCCAGCGGCACGAAGCGCAGCAGCTCC
This region includes:
- a CDS encoding CoA transferase, with protein sequence MSADELTDRVQKAIANPIAHDDGFDIHVALREVLASAGLRPADSGGKITFIGSDPIVPSIMRLGAVPALGMTAKSVALAALWRHRGGEGQDITMDLRKAPHRLCPFYDKKWELLGGYPGGTPSDPANPLGFDFYQARDDRWVMPLNPYPKIKSNVYRLLRTWPEREAVADAIAKWNAADLEQAGEEVGVVMPMLRTTEEFLREPAYEYIAQEPLIKIEKIGDSAPEPLSSAVDQPLSGVRALGMGHIIAGAGIGRDLAQHGADVLNIWRPNELEHDSTYNTANVGVRSTTIDPYGPEGRAKIRALLRDADIFYANRRPGYLEKIGLSAEEAAAIRPGIIHVSVTLAGESGPWAHRVGFDQTAGALSGIMLMEGADGIAARPTSTPALPYISVVNDYVLSWLATTGTLAALMRRATDGGSYRVTLNLSRIATWILSLGVFDRDYAHEVALNPDPDSPHAYLDPDTFTAETPLGHYQGVTDQVIMSRTPGRFRYILLPRGSSAPVWLPRYS
- a CDS encoding ferredoxin, which encodes MSWQLHIDSDRCIGSGMCAGAAPDLFALDVAHARPVNEHIAENDDRALEAADICPMLAITVRDTDGKEIGPRE